A single genomic interval of Puntigrus tetrazona isolate hp1 chromosome 1, ASM1883169v1, whole genome shotgun sequence harbors:
- the zgc:154142 gene encoding tolloid-like protein 2: protein MTSKKGLTTLEKSLIFLFVALTAVTIGIVVVFVIERNNSSPKEDEIDTVCGSLQELTASSGEFSSGNYPNSYDNGMSCSWHITVEANKVIHLWFEDFSIQDSNTCEADFITLKDELGIIGKYCGYSSPKPIVSLGNSIFVYFDTNDRYTERGFKALYRAVAPETTPEIVGAGGVLQGDHGELLTPGFPSQNYENGALYQWMIHVPDGEKVRLTFTAFNLVPESCGDFVDVYDGASDGAAQLGRFCGNSLPAPMLSSGSSMVVRFKSDSSVTAKGFSATYTLASAPPVTTTPKTTGPTITTPVQTQTPAPEDSGCGSSGKLSGRKGQINSKNYPRAYPANLRCSWDISVDEGFLVKLHITDLAIVGEAGQCGKDKLTVTDSQQSLGTHCGFVLPPVLISVSNNMSLSFQSDSRLTDRGFSATWQAVYPEDLSDIQGCGGFSQEETGIVKSQNWPTNYPANSMCLWTIRVPKGKTIKLTFTHFDVEEAGILFGQCNDNVVVYDGTQPGAKKYGPFCGSKIPAVIDSTTNELVIRFFADFFIEAKGFHAHWATDSTLPTPTEAPVPPNPWDDIKIDWPESCGKPTIPPDVNTRIVNGEPAKAHSWPWQVSMQVLRDSEPSPKFGHTCGGTLIHKNWVLTAAHCFIRYADELHRWKMCLGKHNLTFSELTEQCFNVLGIYRHEGFQYPTVPTVEFDIALVRLDGEVKPNDYIDFACLPSSEEVLPGGKKCYATGWGDETGNSTAPKVAEALNQVALPVVPYDTCKRMDYWWFQVKTSMICCGYTLPDELKSVCQGDSGGPLVCQDGPSAAWEVHGITSFGPIGCIFDKKPSVFTRSSAYLPWIENIIRKDIYELTSSGCGGLKDLGGTEGMLASMDHPESYINRASCQWNIHVPTGKNVYLRFSNFSLEETTLCLNDKVTLSDSVGTLGTYCTSPPRDLVTAGDTLTVSFSSNDKIVDTGFSAIWKAVDPADIDAAVGCGGHFTSQKGELQSPNWPNEYPSQAVCTWTISIPSATGIHITFAQFELQAVNLLGQCVDYVEIFDAAGSSKGKFCGSGPPSVTVNGDKAIIRFLSNDANQKKGFQGHWTADPGVFSKEHF, encoded by the exons ATGACGTCCAAGAAAGGTCTGACAACATTAGAGAAGAGCTTGATCTTTCTATTTGTAGCCCTGACTGCAGTCACTATTGGAATAGTTGTGGTGTTTGTCATTGAGAGGAACAACTCAAGTCCAAAAG AGGATGAGATCGATACGGTATGTGGGAGTCTGCAGGAGCTGACGGCTTCCTCAGGGGAATTCTCCAGTGGGAATTACCCCAACAGCTACGACAATGGCATGAGCTGCAGTTGGCATATCACAGTAGAAGCCAATAAG GTGATCCATCTCTGGTTTGAAGACTTCTCTATACAGGACTCCAATACGTGCGAGGCCGACTTTATCACTCTCAAGGACGAACTGGGCATTATCG GGAAGTACTGTGGCTATTCTTCACCTAAACCGATAGTGTCCTTAGgaaacagcatttttgtgtatttcgaCACCAATGACAGATACACAGAGAGAGGATTCAAAGCCCTGTACCGTGCTGTGGCCCCTGAGACAACGCCAG AAATAGTTGGGGCTGGTGGCGTTCTTCAAGGTGACCATGGGGAGCTGTTGACCCCCGGCTTTCCCTCACAAAACTACGAGAACGGCGCGCTCTACCAG TGGATGATACACGTACCTGATGGGGAAAAGGTCCGGCTAACATTCACAGCGTTTAACCTTGTCCCAGAATCATGTGGTGACTTTGTGGATGTCTATGACGGCGCTTCGGATGGTGCCGCCCAACTGG GTCGTTTCTGTGGAAACAGTCTCCCGGCTCCGATGTTGTCTAGTGGCAGTAGTATGGTGGTACGTTTCAAGTCTGATTCGAGCGTGACTGCCAAAGGCTTCAGTGCCACCTATACACTAGCTAGTGCCCCACCAGTTACAACCACTCCAAAGACCACAGGACCAACGATTACCACACCTGTCCAGACCCAAACACCTGCTCCAGAAG ACTCTGGCTGTGGGTCCTCTGGGAAGCTGTCCGGACGTAAAGGTCAGATAAACTCCAAGAACTATCCTCGGGCTTATCCTGCAAACTTGAGGTGCTCTTGGGACATCTCAGTGGATGAAGGCTTTCTTGTCAAACTGCACATCACTGATCTGGCCATCGTGGGTGAGGCGGGCCAATGCGGCAAAGATAAACTCACCGTCACCGACAGTCAGCAGTCACTGG gcACACACTGTGGGTTTGTTCTTCCCCCGGTACTTATCAGTGTCAGCAACAACATGTCGCTAAGTTTCCAGTCAGACTCTCGGCTAACCGACCGTGGGTTCTCTGCCACATGGCAAGCTGTGTATCCAGAGGACCTTTCTG ATATCCAGGGATGTGGAGGTTTCTCACAGGAGGAGACAGGCATCGTGAAGTCTCAAAACTGGCCCACGAACTATCCAGCTAACAGCATGTGTCTGTGGACCATACGCGTTCCCAAGGGGAAGACCATTAAATTGACGTTCACTCATTTTGACGTGGAAGAGGCTGGCATCCTTTTTGGCCAGTGCAATGACAACGTGGTAGTCTACGACGGAACACAACCTGGAGCGAAAAAATACG GGCCCTTTTGTGGCTCCAAAATCCCTGCCGTCATCGATAGCACAACCAATGAGCTTGTGATACGTTTCTTCGCCGACTTTTTCATCGAGGCCAAAGGTTTTCATGCACACTGGGCTACGGATTCCACGTTACCGACCCCGACTGAAGCTCCGGTGCCGCCCAACCCTTGGGATGACATCAAAATAG ACTGGCCCGAGAGCTGCGGGAAGCCCACGATCCCTCCGGATGTCAACACTCGCATAGTGAATGGAGAACCTGCCAAAGCACACTCCTGGCCGTGGCAAGTATCCATGCAG GTTTTGCGTGATTCTGAGCCTTCGCCCAAATTCGGTCATACATGTGGAGGAACTCTCATCCATAAGAACTGGGTCCTGACAGCTGCTCACTGCTTCATCAG GTATGCCGATGAGCTGCATCGCTGGAAGATGTGTCTAGGGAAACACAACCTGACCTTCTCTGAGCTGACTGAGCAGTGCTTTAACGTGCTTGGCATCTATCGTCACGAGGGTTTCCAGTACCCAACTGTGCCAACTGTGGAGTTCGACATCGCCCTGGTGCGGCTGGATGGAGAGGTGAAGCCCAACGACTACATCGATTTCGCCTGTCTGCCTTCATCTGAGGAGGTCCTGCCCGGAGGGAAAAAATGCTACGCCACTGGCTGGGGAGATGAAACAG GTAACTCCACCGCTCCCAAAGTCGCTGAGGCATTGAACCAGGTGGCCCTGCCGGTAGTGCCGTATGACACTTGTAAACGCATGGACTATTGGTGGTTCCAGGTCAAGACCTCCATGATCTGCTGCGGCTACACTTTACCTGATGAGCTCAAGTCTGTATGCCAG GGTGACTCAGGTGGACCCCTGGTATGCCAAGACGGCCCCTCGGCTGCCTGGGAGGTGCACGGCATCACTAGTTTCGGTCCAATCGGCTGCATCTTTGATAAGAAGCCCAGCGTCTTCACTCGTTCCTCTGCCTACCTGCCTTGGATTGAAAACATCATTCGCAAAGACATCTATGAACTCACCA GTTCTGGTTGTGGTGGACTAAAGGATCTGGGCGGAACGGAGGGCATGCTGGCATCAATGGATCACCCAGAGAGTTACATTAACAGAGCATCCTGTCAGTGGAATATCCATGTGCCCACAGGGAAAAACGTCTACCTTCGCTTTAGCAACTTCTCCCTGGAGGAGACCACGCTGTGCCTTAATGACAAAGTCACTCTCAGCGATAGCGTGGGCACTCTGG GTACATACTGCACATCTCCTCCGAGAGATCTAGTCACGGCTGGAGACACACTGACAGTCAGTTTCTCCTCCAATGACAAAATAGTGGACACAGGGTTCAGTGCCATTTGGAAAGCAGTGGATCCTGCTGACATAGATG CTGCTGTTGGTTGCGGTGGGCACTTCACCAGTCAAAAGGGGGAACTGCAATCACCCAACTGGCCCAATGAGTACCCGAGCCAAGCGGTGTGCACCTGGACTATCTCTATTCCCTCAGCCACCGGAATCCATATCACCTTCGCTCAATTTGAACTGCAGGCTGTTAATTTGCTGGGGCAGTGTGTGGATTACGTGGAGATCTTTGATGCTGCCGGGTCATCAAAAG GAAAATTCTGTGGCTCCGGCCCACCATCTGTAACTGTCAACGGAGACAAGGCCATAATCCGCTTTCTCAGTAATGATGCTAACCAGAAAAAGGGTTTCCAAGGACACTGGACAGCTGATCCTGGTGTTTTCTCAAAAGAACACTTCTAA
- the gprin3b gene encoding G protein-regulated inducer of neurite outgrowth 3: MENVPNPKRTVTVQMMPQLANIDVLGNKELNANWDIEPKLTLNQDCSSGQKTKPDQDNMHLKSSIKDSHTTLLGGTVLEDRNMSSRDSEDHKQPQNSHTNMKMTGQCARNAEGKKTERDMNSNLNTVLSTSDPSSTAKCNQEKNGNSTTKTLENEQHEPKAQSKASVVEGTSAIKETLHNQMPSQALASLEKDFSPSTNNTVKDMPLLSQPKDASCTTSSSPSELVSSTNAPKTSHSQVATTETSQSAPGTSIKTPQPHEIHHTPAKEGKCSDDCMKKDFKVESSTSNASHTEAIDEEVQTQGASPEEQKSVHCKLYREASTMTSAVEFNRPSMQRHDAEVQAVATVCSQSTATSPSLLSLQPHQGSAGLLPEETDSIAVVVEVKTTSQIDCNTPSVVTSSTKPPQSGTVMVHVDADLQEESKLGAKPKEPLHNSQRGFSPLQPVYQINIETCSQTKQSNETTCHLQSQGSPASGPDNVACVQEPVAASDQHLQEKSAKPPASKSEKPKEAGSAKPPKDITTATPPTSSSTPQSKKTNRQKQAASKLETEKDEQEAKQSKKSVHDVVWDEQGMTWEVYGASVDPESLGFAIQSHLQCKIKEHEKKIIAQTVLRKSLSSPPGKKNKRRQVNINFRSMFQNVRRPNCCARPSVLE, encoded by the coding sequence ATGGAAAATGTACCAAACCCCAAAAGGACTGTTACTGTCCAGATGATGCCGCAGCTCGCCAATATAGATGTGCTGGGAAATAAGGAGTTAAATGCTAACTGGGACATTGAGCCAAAGTTAACCTTAAATCAGGATTGCTCCTCTGGCCAAAAAACTAAACCAGATCAGGATAATATGCACCTCAAGTCCTCCATTAAAGATTCCCACACCACTCTTCTTGGAGGAACTGTCCTTGAAGACAGAAACATGTCATCCCGTGACAGCGAAGATCACAAGCAACCTCAAAATAGTCACACAAACATGAAGATGACAGGTCAGTGTGCCAGGAACGCTGAAGGTAAAAAAACTGAACGTGACATGAATTCGAATTTGAACACTGTCCTTTCAACATCCGACCCATCGTCTACAGCTAAATGTAACCAGGAGAAAAATGGCAATAGCACAACAAAGACACTTGAAAACGAACAACATGAGCCCAAAGCACAGAGCAAAGCATCAGTAGTTGAAGGAACTAGTGCAATCAAAGAGACACTACACAATCAAATGCCAAGCCAGGCTCTGGCTTCCCTTGAGAAGGATTTCTCTCCCAGCACCAACAACACAGTCAAAGACATGCCACTTTTATCCCAACCAAAAGATGCAAGTTGCACCACCAGCAGTAGCCCATCTGAACTGGTATCCTCCACCAATGCTCCTAAAACCAGTCACTCTCAAGTTGCAACAACCGAAACCTCTCAGTCAGCACCTGGGACAAGTATCAAGACCCCACAACCACACGAGATCCATCATACACCCGCTAAAGAAGGCAAATGTAGCGATGATTGCATGAAGAAGGATTTTAAAGTGGAGTCTTCAACTAGCAACGCTAGTCACACGGAAGCGATCGATGAAGAAGTCCAAACGCAAGGAGCTTCTCCTGAAGAGCAGAAGTCAGTCCACTGCAAACTCTATCGAGAGGCATCTACCATGACTTCAGCCGTCGAGTTTAACCGGCCAAGCATGCAACGGCATGACGCAGAAGTCCAGGCGGTGGCTACGGTCTGCAGTCAATCTACAGCCACTAGCCCAAGTCTTCTATCTTTACAACCCCATCAGGGATCAGCTGGCCTGCTACCCGAGGAGACTGACAGCATAGCAGTGGTCGTGGAGGTGAAAACCACCTCACAGATTGATTGCAACACACCATCTGTTGTTACATCCAGTACAAAGCCTCCGCAGTCTGGCACAGTGATGGTGCACGTAGATGCTGACCTTCAGGAAGAGTCCAAGCTTGGGGCCAAGCCTAAAGAGCCTCTGCACAACAGCCAAAGAGGATTTTCGCCGCTTCAACCCGTCTATCAGATCAATATTGAGACCTGCAGCCAAACCAAACAATCGAACGAGACTACCTGTCACCTTCAGAGCCAAGGTTCACCTGCATCCGGTCCTGATAATGTGGCCTGTGTGCAGGAACCTGTCGCAGCATCTGATCAGCACCTCCAAGAAAAATCGGCCAAGCCTCCAGCATCCAAATCCGAGAAGCCTAAGGAGGCAGGATCTGCAAAACCACCAAAGGATATAACAACGGCTACTCCTCCAACATCAAGCTCCACGCCACAGAGCAAAAAGACAAACCGGCAAAAGCAGGCAGCATCCAAGCTGGAGACTGAGAAAGATGAGCAAGAGGCCAAACAGTCGAAGAAGAGCGTGCATGACGTCGTGTGGGATGAGCAGGGTATGACGTGGGAGGTATATGGAGCATCAGTAGATCCCGAGTCGCTAGGTTTTGCCATTCAGAGTCACCTGCAATGCAAAATCAAGGAGCATGAGAAGAAGATCATCGCTCAGACGGTCCTCAGAAAATCCTTGTCTTCGCCTCCCGGCAAGAAAAACAAGAGAAGGCAGGTTAACATCAACTTCAGGTCCATGTTTCAAAATGTTCGCCGACCCAATTGTTGCGCACGGCCGTCAGTGCTAGAGTGA